One Luoshenia tenuis DNA window includes the following coding sequences:
- the greA gene encoding transcription elongation factor GreA: MAKEVMLTPEGVAKLEEKLDYLKTVKRPEVTERIKQALAFGDLSENAEYDEAKNEQAFVEGEIISIENMLRSAKLIDEDDLNTDVVNVGNTVRVLDKEFDEEIDYVLCGSTESDPNENRISNESPIGAALMGSHVGDTVQVETPGGIVELEVLSISK, from the coding sequence ATGGCTAAAGAAGTTATGCTCACGCCTGAAGGCGTGGCGAAATTAGAGGAAAAGCTGGATTACCTTAAAACGGTCAAACGGCCCGAGGTGACCGAGCGTATCAAACAGGCGCTGGCCTTTGGCGACCTGAGTGAAAATGCGGAATACGACGAGGCGAAAAACGAACAGGCCTTTGTGGAAGGCGAGATCATCAGCATCGAAAATATGCTGCGCTCAGCCAAACTGATCGATGAGGACGACCTGAATACCGACGTGGTCAACGTGGGCAATACCGTGCGGGTGTTGGATAAGGAGTTCGACGAGGAGATCGATTATGTGCTCTGCGGCTCCACGGAGAGCGACCCCAATGAGAACCGGATCAGCAATGAATCCCCCATTGGGGCGGCGCTGATGGGCAGCCACGTGGGCGATACCGTGCAGGTGGAGACCCCGGGCGGCATTGTAGAGCTTGAGGTGCTTTCCATCAGCAAATAA
- the dusB gene encoding tRNA dihydrouridine synthase DusB, with translation MRIGNLEIENRGLLAPMAGVTDSAFRRICMQMGAGLCYTEMVSAKGLLYGGDGSAALLKYAPEERPIGVQLFGREPQRIAQAVERVGELGFALIDLNMGCPAKKIVGNGEGSALMREMDVAHAVLQAAVRAAGELPVTVKFRAGWDEENRNAVAFARMAEQAGVAAVCIHGRTREQFYAGHADWEMIARVKAAVGIPVIGNGDVTDGESARAMLAQTGCDAVMVGRGAQGNPWIFRQIACALSGQPAPVLPSAGERIEKCMEQAAVMVREKGERTALREMRKHAAWYIKGLRGAAAVRGKINAVETLAQLDGILRQCLAAGDK, from the coding sequence ATGCGGATCGGCAATTTGGAGATCGAAAACCGCGGGCTGCTGGCGCCCATGGCCGGGGTGACGGATTCGGCCTTCCGCCGCATCTGCATGCAGATGGGCGCGGGGCTATGCTATACGGAGATGGTCAGCGCCAAGGGGCTGCTCTATGGCGGGGACGGCTCGGCGGCGCTGCTCAAATACGCGCCGGAGGAGCGCCCCATCGGCGTACAGCTTTTCGGCCGCGAGCCCCAGCGGATCGCCCAGGCGGTGGAGCGCGTGGGGGAGCTGGGTTTTGCGCTGATCGACCTGAATATGGGCTGCCCGGCTAAAAAAATCGTAGGCAACGGCGAGGGCAGCGCGCTGATGCGGGAGATGGATGTGGCGCATGCGGTATTGCAGGCGGCGGTACGCGCTGCAGGCGAGCTGCCTGTAACGGTTAAATTTCGCGCGGGCTGGGATGAGGAAAACCGAAACGCCGTTGCTTTTGCGCGCATGGCCGAGCAGGCGGGCGTGGCCGCGGTCTGTATCCACGGCCGCACGCGGGAGCAGTTCTACGCGGGCCATGCCGATTGGGAGATGATCGCCCGCGTCAAGGCCGCGGTAGGGATCCCGGTGATCGGCAATGGCGATGTGACCGATGGGGAGAGCGCCAGGGCCATGCTGGCGCAAACGGGGTGCGATGCGGTGATGGTGGGCCGCGGCGCGCAGGGGAACCCCTGGATCTTCCGGCAGATCGCCTGCGCGCTGAGCGGACAGCCGGCCCCGGTGCTGCCCAGCGCAGGGGAGCGGATAGAAAAGTGTATGGAGCAGGCGGCCGTCATGGTGCGTGAAAAGGGCGAGCGCACGGCTTTGCGAGAGATGCGTAAGCACGCCGCCTGGTATATCAAAGGACTGCGGGGCGCAGCGGCGGTGCGGGGAAAGATCAACGCTGTGGAAACGCTGGCGCAGTTAGACGGTATCCTGCGCCAATGCCTTGCTGCAGGGGATAAATAG
- the lysS gene encoding lysine--tRNA ligase: MKNPPQAQESVQENLNEILRVRRQKLQALKDEGKDPFALTHYERTHESEEIISHYDELEGQQVSIAGRMTSRRIMGKASFAHVLDRAGTIQIYVKRDDVGQEAYTAFKQLDIGDILGVKGTVFKTRTGEISLHVTEYVLLSKSLQPLPEKFHGLSDPDLRYRQRYVDMIVNPEVRKTFMARSQIIKIIRRILDERGFIEVETPVLHTLATGAAAKPFITHHNSLDIDMYLRIETELHLKRLIVGGLERVYEIGRIFRNEGMDIKHNPEFTTIELYQAYTNLEGMMEVAETVFIEAAKAVCGGTQITYQGTPVDLTGPWRRLPMIDAVKEYAGIDFTDILDDEGARAATKAAGLEVEADMTRGQCIYLCFDELVEEKLVQPTFITDYPVEVSPLAKRKVDDPAFTERFEFFITGREMGNAFSELNDPIDQKARFVEQAQKKMAGEGEAQIDDDFVNALEVGMPPTGGMGIGIDRMVMLLTDSYSIRDVILFPTMKLIKN, from the coding sequence ATGAAGAACCCGCCCCAGGCGCAGGAGAGTGTACAGGAGAACTTAAACGAGATATTGCGGGTTCGCCGCCAGAAGCTGCAAGCGCTTAAAGACGAGGGGAAGGATCCCTTTGCCCTTACGCATTATGAGCGTACCCATGAAAGCGAAGAGATCATCTCGCACTATGACGAGCTGGAGGGCCAGCAGGTATCCATCGCCGGGCGCATGACCTCGCGGCGCATCATGGGCAAGGCGTCTTTTGCGCACGTGCTGGACCGGGCTGGTACCATCCAGATCTATGTGAAGCGGGACGATGTAGGCCAGGAGGCCTATACAGCCTTTAAGCAGCTGGATATCGGCGATATCCTGGGCGTAAAGGGCACGGTATTTAAGACGCGCACGGGGGAGATCTCCCTGCACGTGACCGAATATGTGCTGCTATCCAAATCGCTCCAGCCGCTGCCGGAGAAGTTCCACGGCTTAAGCGATCCGGATCTGCGGTACCGCCAGCGGTATGTGGATATGATCGTCAACCCCGAGGTGCGCAAGACCTTTATGGCCCGCAGCCAGATCATCAAGATTATCCGCAGGATTTTGGATGAGCGGGGCTTTATCGAGGTGGAAACGCCGGTACTGCATACGCTGGCCACGGGCGCCGCGGCCAAGCCCTTTATCACCCACCATAATTCGCTGGATATCGATATGTACCTGCGCATCGAGACCGAGCTGCACTTAAAGCGCCTGATTGTCGGGGGCTTGGAGCGGGTGTATGAGATCGGCCGCATCTTCCGCAACGAGGGCATGGATATCAAGCACAACCCGGAGTTTACCACCATTGAGCTCTACCAGGCCTATACCAACCTGGAAGGGATGATGGAGGTAGCCGAGACCGTGTTTATCGAGGCGGCCAAGGCGGTTTGCGGCGGCACCCAGATCACCTATCAGGGTACGCCTGTGGACCTGACCGGGCCCTGGCGCCGGCTGCCGATGATCGACGCGGTCAAGGAGTACGCGGGCATCGACTTTACCGATATTCTGGACGACGAAGGCGCGCGCGCCGCTACCAAGGCCGCAGGGCTGGAGGTAGAGGCGGATATGACCCGCGGACAGTGCATCTACCTGTGCTTTGACGAGCTGGTGGAGGAAAAGCTGGTGCAGCCCACCTTTATTACCGATTATCCGGTGGAGGTTTCTCCCCTTGCCAAGCGCAAGGTGGACGACCCCGCCTTTACCGAGCGGTTTGAGTTCTTTATCACCGGCCGGGAGATGGGCAACGCCTTTTCCGAGCTGAATGACCCCATCGACCAGAAGGCACGCTTTGTAGAGCAGGCCCAAAAGAAGATGGCCGGCGAGGGCGAGGCGCAGATCGACGACGACTTTGTCAACGCCCTGGAGGTGGGGATGCCCCCCACGGGCGGCATGGGCATCGGTATTGACCGGATGGTGATGCTTTTGACGGATTCCTATTCCATCAGGGACGTGATCCTGTTCCCCACCATGAAATTGATTAAAAACTAG